A stretch of the Macaca thibetana thibetana isolate TM-01 chromosome X, ASM2454274v1, whole genome shotgun sequence genome encodes the following:
- the PNMA6F gene encoding paraneoplastic antigen Ma6F translates to MALAMLRDWCRRMGANAERSLLILDIPDDCEEHEFQEAVQAALSPLGRYRVLIKVFRKELGARAALVEFTEGLNRSLIPRQIAGKGGPWKVISLPQVPDAEFQDMPSFPAQPQGQAVARGAGEAGAAGEAGSVNEAGGVNEERSAGEAGGADKAGGAGEAGGAGEAGGAGEEGGAGEEGGAGEAEGAGEGGAGEEGGEDEAGAVGEAVGAGEVEAWTQSWSQTLRPLMKTMAYRELRPFSGREQPGFVEESFESWLEDAKDMLQLWCHASERERRRRLLDSLDGLALDIVSGLLEEEPDFSAQDCLRALGQVFRSRDTWMTSRMKFLTCTQGPQEGLFAFVVRLEGLLQKAVEKGAVHPAMANYLRLRQVLSRAHPSEALQDTLRRMQLERRPPGFLRLLRLIRDMEALAASPARSQQCAAWPAAPVESEDPAAIQASPAGGDAAQASPTQGNASEADPRVEDAAEAASATKEAARGAPATGEVENAPACLEGLSQARPPDAPGGLPARMGSGVDMAPGGPSWEPEGLVLVGGQEAEEPPQEGLKPILEESENEDEDGAGEVGKPKSPPGK, encoded by the coding sequence ATGGCTCTGGCGATGCTTCGGGACTGGTGCAGGAGGATGGGTGCGAACGCAGAGCGCTCCCTGCTCATCCTGGATATCCCTGACGACTGTGAGGAACATGAGTTCCAGGAGGCCGTGCAGGCTGCCCTGTCGCCCCTGGGCAGGTACCGAGTGCTCATCAAGGTATTCAGAAAGGAGCTCGGGGCCAGGGCAGCCTTGGTGGAGTTCACTGAGGGTTTAAACCGAAGCTTGATTCCTCGCCAAATAGCAGGCAAAGGGGGACCCTGGAAAGTGATCTCCCTGCCCCAGGTTCCTGATGCTGAGTTTCAGGATATGCCCAGTTTCCCTGCACAGCCCCAGGGGCAAGCAGTGGCCAGAGGCGCAGGTGAGGCGGGAGCTGCAGGTGAGGCAGGATCTGTCAATGAGGCAGGAGGTGTGAATGAGGAAAGATCTGCAGGAGAGGCAGGAGGTGCAGATAAGGCAGGAGGTGCAGGTGAGGCAGGAGGTGCAGGTGAGGCAGGAGGTGCAGGTGAGGAAGGAGGTGCAGGTGAGGAAGGAGGTGCAGGTGAGGCAGAAGGTGCAGGTGAAGGAGGTGCAGGTGAGGAAGGAGGTGAAGATGAGGCAGGAGCTGTAGGTGAGGCAGTAGGTGCAGGTGAGGTAGAGGCCTGGACCCAGTCATGGAGCCAGACCCTGCGGCCTCTGATGAAAACGATGGCCTACCGGGAACTGAGACCCTTTTCCGGGAGGGAGCAGCCAGGCTTCGTGGAAGAATCCTTTGAGAGCTGGTTGGAGGACGCCAAGGATATGCTGCAGCTGTGGTGCCATGCGTcggaaagggagagaaggaggcgGCTGCTGGATAGCTTGGATGGCCTGGCCCTGGATATCGTGAGCGGCCTCCTGGAGGAAGAGCCCGACTTCTCTGCGCAGGACTGCCTGAGGGCGCTGGGGCAGGTGTTTAGGAGCCGGGACACGTGGATGACCTCGCGGATGAAGTTCCTGACCTGCACACAAGGGCCCCAGGAGGGGCTGTTTGCCTTCGTGGTGCGCCTGGAAGGCCTGCTGCAGAAGGCCGTGGAGAAGGGGGCTGTCCACCCAGCCATGGCCAACTACCTGCGACTGCGGCAGGTGCTGTCTCGGGCCCACCCCAGCGAGGCGCTTCAGGATACCCTGAGGAGGATGCAGCTGGAGAGGAGGCCACCCGGCTTCCTGAGGCTGCTGCGGCTCATCCGGGACATGGAGGCGTTGGCGGCCTCCCCAGCGAGGAGCCAGCAGTGTGCGGCCTGGCCAGCAGCCCCAGTGGAGAGTGAAGACCCAGCTGCCATCCAGGCGTCCCCTGCCGGTGGAGACGCCGCCCAGGCATCCCCAACCCAGGGGAACGCCAGCGAGGCTGATCCCAGAGTGGAAGATGCTGCTGAGGCTGCTTCTGCCACCAAAGAGGCTGCCAGGGGCGCCCCTGCCACTGGGGAAGTTGAAAATGCCCCTGCATGCCTTGAAGGCCTAAGTCAGGCAAGGCCCCCCGACGCCCCTGGGGGCCTCCCAGCCCGGATGGGCAGTGGAGTCGACATGGCCCCAGGAGGTCCCAGCTGGGAGCCAGAGGGCCTTGTCCTGGTCggaggccaggaggctgaggagcctCCCCAGGAGGGGCTCAAGCCCATCTTAGAGGAGTCAGAAAATGAGGATGAGGacggggctggggaggtgggcaAGCCCAAGTCCCCCCCGGGCAAATAG